The Vibrio astriarenae genome contains a region encoding:
- the recF gene encoding DNA replication/repair protein RecF (All proteins in this family for which functions are known are DNA-binding proteins that assist the filamentation of RecA onto DNA for the initiation of recombination or recombinational repair.): protein MPLSRLIIQQFRNIKACDIHPSPGFNFLVGANGSGKTSVLEAIYLLGHGRSFKSTLTGRVIQNDQPELFVHGRVQEHSLTRDQFELPVGINKQRDGSTEVKIGGQSGQKLAQLAKILPLQLIHPEGFELLTDGPKFRRAFIDWGVFHTEAGFHEAWGRFKRLNKQRNALLKDAKSYRELSYWDKQLAELAEKISHWRQAYVEQMTTVAQEMCQAFLPEFDIQLKYYRGWDKDTPYDQLLERNFERDQSLGYTFSGPNKADLRIKVNGTPVEDVLSRGQLKLMVCALRVAQGQHLTQVTEKPCIYLIDDFASELDSQRRKRLADCLKATGAQVFVSSITEEQIADMRDEQGKLFHVEQGNIEQR from the coding sequence ATGCCTCTCTCTCGTCTGATTATTCAGCAGTTCCGTAATATTAAAGCCTGTGACATTCACCCGTCACCAGGCTTTAATTTTCTTGTCGGTGCCAATGGCAGTGGCAAAACCAGCGTTCTTGAAGCTATCTATTTACTAGGTCATGGTCGTTCTTTTAAAAGCACTTTAACCGGACGCGTGATTCAAAATGACCAGCCTGAACTGTTTGTTCATGGTCGCGTCCAAGAGCATTCTTTGACACGCGATCAATTTGAGCTACCTGTTGGCATAAATAAGCAGCGTGATGGCTCAACAGAGGTTAAAATAGGCGGTCAGTCTGGGCAAAAGTTGGCTCAGCTCGCGAAGATTTTGCCACTGCAATTGATTCACCCTGAAGGGTTTGAGCTCTTGACCGATGGCCCTAAATTCCGTCGTGCGTTTATCGACTGGGGGGTGTTTCACACCGAAGCGGGTTTTCATGAAGCGTGGGGACGATTTAAGCGTCTTAACAAGCAACGAAACGCATTGCTCAAAGATGCCAAGAGCTATCGCGAGCTAAGCTACTGGGACAAGCAGCTAGCAGAATTGGCAGAGAAAATCAGCCATTGGCGACAAGCTTATGTGGAGCAGATGACCACGGTGGCACAAGAGATGTGCCAAGCATTTTTGCCAGAATTTGATATTCAATTGAAGTATTATAGGGGCTGGGACAAGGATACCCCTTATGACCAGTTGCTAGAACGAAATTTTGAGCGCGATCAGTCGCTCGGGTACACCTTTAGTGGCCCAAATAAAGCTGATCTACGCATTAAAGTGAACGGCACTCCGGTTGAGGATGTGTTGTCACGCGGTCAACTCAAGTTGATGGTGTGCGCGCTGCGTGTCGCTCAGGGACAACACCTGACTCAAGTGACCGAAAAGCCGTGTATCTATCTTATTGATGACTTTGCATCTGAATTAGATAGCCAACGTCGTAAGCGTCTTGCTGACTGCTTGAAGGCGACGGGGGCTCAAGTTTTTGTAAGCTCGATCACCGAAGAGCAAATCGCCGATATGCGCGATGAGCAAGGTAAGCTGTTCCATGTGGAACAGGGCAATATTGAGCAAAGATAA